The following coding sequences lie in one Candidatus Neptunochlamydia sp. REUL1 genomic window:
- the sdhB gene encoding succinate dehydrogenase iron-sulfur subunit has translation MAKTFTLKIYRGESGNQYWDVFELELKPYINVISALMEIQKNPININGEKVTPVAWEQGCLEEVCGSCSMLINGRPRQACTAIIEPILKKTGSSTITLAPFSKFPLVRDLVVNRSQMFENLKKAKGWISADGSFTKGFGPKIDQETQEIMYTLSTCMTCGCCSEACPQVNQNSKFVGPAPVSQVRLFNLNPTGEMEKATRLHTLMEKGGISECGNAQNCVQVCPKEIPLTESIATIGRDVSKQALKDIFK, from the coding sequence GTGGCAAAGACCTTTACCCTAAAAATCTATCGTGGAGAGAGTGGAAACCAATATTGGGACGTATTCGAACTTGAGCTCAAGCCTTATATCAATGTGATTTCCGCGCTTATGGAAATCCAGAAAAATCCGATCAATATCAATGGGGAAAAAGTTACCCCCGTTGCGTGGGAACAGGGATGTCTAGAGGAAGTATGCGGCTCATGTTCAATGCTTATCAATGGGCGTCCCCGTCAAGCCTGCACAGCCATTATTGAACCCATCTTAAAGAAAACAGGGAGCAGCACCATTACCCTTGCACCGTTTTCAAAGTTTCCCCTTGTCCGTGACTTAGTTGTCAATCGTTCCCAAATGTTTGAAAATCTCAAGAAAGCCAAGGGGTGGATTTCTGCAGATGGCTCCTTCACTAAGGGGTTTGGTCCTAAGATCGACCAGGAAACCCAAGAGATCATGTATACTCTTTCAACATGCATGACCTGTGGATGTTGCTCAGAAGCCTGCCCTCAGGTCAACCAAAACTCAAAATTTGTGGGACCCGCTCCCGTTTCCCAGGTCCGCCTCTTCAATCTCAATCCCACGGGGGAAATGGAGAAGGCGACCCGCCTCCATACCCTCATGGAAAAAGGAGGAATCAGCGAGTGTGGGAACGCCCAGAACTGCGTTCAAGTGTGTCCCAAAGAGATCCCTTTGACCGAATCCATCGCAACCATCGGACGAGACGTTTCTAAGCAAGCCCTCAAGGACATTTTTAAATAA
- the sdhA gene encoding succinate dehydrogenase flavoprotein subunit, producing MKQKEVIVVGGGLAGLAAAMRLAENRCHVKIVSVTQVKRSHSVCAQGGINAAVNLKGEDDSPMIHAYDTIKGGDFLCEQAPILEMCLSAPLIIQMMDRFGCTFNRTTEGNIDFRRFGGTLYNRTAFCGASTGQQLLYALDEQVRRHEVKGNVEKFEHHEFLRLIQDEKGVARGIVMMDLFNLKLDVFKADAVIIASGGPGLIFKKSTNSTFCTGAANGRLYMQGMKYANGEFIQIHPTAIPAEDKLRLMSESIRGEGGRVWVYGDSSKSIETPDGKMIPCGETGKPWFFLEELYPAFGNLVPRDIAARELLRVIELGLGVQGRDEVYLDVTHLPEKTVHKLESVLDIYQKFTGEDPRKVPMRIAPAVHYSMGGAWVDWPAADAPDRKERFRQMSNLTGCFVAGEADYQFHGANRLGANSLLSCIFGGLVCGVEIPRYLETLTRGYQDVDEVLFEEALEKEETFKQELMARSGDENVHKLHEELAKMMVQHVTVKRNNKNLKETLENIKKIRERYKHISLDDKGRSLNQTYTFANQFQSMLELALIITKGALLRDEFRGSHFKPEFPERDDENWLKTTIATYDAGSDEPEISYKPIDTPYLQPIQRDYSKAKRIKPKLENIPPNIELPL from the coding sequence ATGAAACAAAAAGAAGTGATCGTTGTTGGAGGTGGACTTGCAGGGCTTGCTGCAGCCATGCGTCTAGCTGAAAATAGGTGCCATGTCAAAATCGTTTCCGTCACGCAAGTGAAGCGGTCGCACTCTGTATGCGCACAGGGAGGGATCAACGCTGCCGTGAACCTTAAAGGAGAGGATGACTCTCCGATGATTCATGCCTACGATACGATCAAAGGGGGAGATTTTCTGTGCGAGCAGGCCCCAATTTTGGAAATGTGTCTATCGGCTCCTTTGATCATTCAAATGATGGATCGCTTTGGGTGTACATTTAATAGAACCACAGAGGGAAATATCGATTTCAGACGTTTTGGAGGAACCCTTTACAATCGTACCGCTTTTTGTGGAGCATCGACAGGGCAGCAACTTCTTTATGCCCTCGATGAGCAGGTTCGCCGCCATGAAGTAAAAGGAAACGTGGAAAAATTTGAGCATCATGAATTCCTCCGCCTGATTCAAGATGAAAAAGGGGTGGCTCGGGGGATTGTTATGATGGACCTTTTCAATCTGAAGCTTGATGTTTTTAAGGCCGATGCTGTCATTATTGCATCGGGAGGCCCGGGCCTCATTTTTAAAAAATCGACAAACTCTACTTTCTGCACAGGGGCGGCAAATGGCCGGCTTTACATGCAAGGAATGAAATATGCAAACGGAGAGTTTATCCAGATCCACCCAACTGCCATTCCTGCAGAAGACAAACTTCGTTTGATGTCTGAGTCAATCCGCGGTGAAGGTGGAAGAGTTTGGGTCTATGGAGACTCCTCAAAATCCATTGAAACTCCCGATGGGAAGATGATTCCATGCGGCGAAACAGGAAAGCCTTGGTTCTTCCTCGAAGAGCTTTATCCAGCCTTTGGAAATCTTGTGCCCCGAGATATTGCAGCACGCGAGCTCCTTCGTGTGATTGAGCTAGGCCTTGGAGTTCAAGGGAGAGATGAGGTCTATCTTGATGTCACCCACCTCCCAGAAAAAACCGTTCATAAACTCGAATCGGTTCTGGATATTTATCAGAAATTCACTGGAGAAGATCCGCGCAAAGTTCCCATGAGAATCGCTCCTGCTGTTCACTATTCGATGGGTGGAGCATGGGTTGATTGGCCTGCGGCAGATGCCCCCGATCGAAAAGAGCGGTTTCGCCAGATGAGTAATCTAACCGGATGTTTTGTAGCTGGCGAGGCCGACTATCAATTTCACGGAGCAAATCGCCTGGGAGCCAATTCTCTTCTTTCTTGCATTTTTGGAGGGCTTGTTTGTGGCGTGGAAATTCCTCGCTACCTCGAAACGTTAACGCGAGGATATCAAGATGTAGATGAGGTTCTGTTCGAAGAAGCTTTAGAAAAAGAAGAGACCTTTAAACAAGAGTTAATGGCGCGAAGCGGAGACGAGAATGTTCACAAGCTCCATGAAGAACTCGCTAAAATGATGGTCCAACATGTCACTGTAAAGCGGAACAACAAAAACCTCAAAGAGACCCTAGAAAACATCAAAAAAATTCGCGAGCGTTACAAACATATCTCCCTTGATGACAAAGGAAGAAGCCTTAACCAAACCTATACCTTTGCAAATCAGTTCCAGTCGATGTTGGAGCTTGCGTTGATCATCACCAAAGGAGCCCTTTTGCGTGATGAATTTCGTGGATCTCACTTCAAGCCAGAATTTCCAGAGCGCGATGATGAAAATTGGCTGAAAACAACTATAGCAACCTACGATGCTGGAAGCGATGAACCAGAAATTTCATACAAGCCCATTGACACCCCCTACCTCCAACCGATACAAAGAGATTATTCAAAGGCAAAACGGATAAAACCCAAGTTGGAGAATATCCCACCCAATATAGAATTACCCCTATAG
- a CDS encoding succinate dehydrogenase yields the protein MATATFRMNRAFAWRRVHSLFGLWLVIFLMEHLLTNSQAALLIGANGEGFIRAVNFLKNLPYLHIIEIVLLGVPILLHMVWGIRILFTSKMNSTSSDGSRPALKKHSRNHAYSWQRITSWILLIGIIAHVGYMRFYMYPATVEMGKKDAYFVRVSMDPGLYTVSDRLGVKLYNQEAIRAFKEHVESRYIQMRGIVKQGEHVQESAPPYHYEENVAQLMNKYQILEDQNAYLKGLESRSIDKNQVIAEASDFGTATLLIVRDSFKSPFKCILYTLFVLAAVYHGFNGLWTFLITWGIVLKMRSQSQAVNWCYGIMFILCLLGLTSVWGTYFINLRN from the coding sequence ATGGCAACAGCAACCTTTCGTATGAATCGCGCTTTTGCATGGAGAAGAGTTCACTCTCTTTTTGGACTTTGGCTTGTCATTTTTCTCATGGAACACTTGCTCACAAACTCTCAAGCAGCTCTTTTGATTGGTGCGAATGGCGAAGGTTTTATCCGCGCAGTGAACTTTCTTAAAAACCTTCCTTATCTCCATATAATAGAAATCGTCCTTCTAGGGGTACCCATTCTATTGCACATGGTTTGGGGAATCCGCATTCTTTTCACATCGAAAATGAATTCTACCTCTTCCGATGGGTCTCGTCCTGCCCTTAAAAAACACTCTCGAAATCATGCCTATTCATGGCAGAGAATCACTTCTTGGATTCTTCTGATTGGAATTATCGCCCACGTGGGGTACATGCGCTTTTACATGTATCCAGCCACCGTTGAAATGGGGAAAAAAGATGCCTATTTTGTCCGGGTCAGTATGGACCCAGGGCTGTATACCGTGAGTGATCGCCTAGGCGTCAAACTTTATAATCAAGAGGCAATTAGAGCCTTTAAAGAGCATGTAGAGTCCCGATACATCCAGATGCGAGGGATCGTTAAGCAAGGGGAGCATGTTCAGGAAAGCGCTCCTCCCTACCATTACGAAGAAAATGTTGCCCAGCTCATGAACAAATACCAAATCCTGGAAGATCAAAATGCTTACTTAAAAGGGCTTGAATCGCGCTCCATTGATAAAAATCAAGTCATTGCGGAAGCATCAGATTTTGGAACAGCAACGCTCTTGATTGTTCGAGACTCATTTAAAAGTCCTTTCAAGTGCATCCTCTATACTCTTTTTGTTCTTGCAGCTGTTTACCACGGATTTAACGGGCTCTGGACCTTTTTAATTACCTGGGGAATCGTTTTGAAAATGCGTTCTCAATCCCAAGCAGTCAATTGGTGTTATGGCATCATGTTTATCCTGTGTCTTTTGGGACTCACCTCTGTATGGGGCACCTACTTCATTAATTTAAGGAACTGA
- a CDS encoding TatD family hydrolase: protein MFTDSHAHLTCDPVYPDLQEILKRAQEKKVKTVINICTDKTSLERGLKLAEECSWIYNVGATTPHDVEKEGGLYFPLFEEAARTGKLVAIGETGLDYHYEHSPQALQRTFLSRYFQLAASCRLPVVIHCRDAFEDLFSIAQNNFPKGRVLLHCFTGTMEEASKALEQGWMISMSGIVTFKRSDLLRAVAKEVPLNHLMIETDTPYLAPQSMRGKTNEPSFISETAQMIADIKGIPLEEVAAITTTNAQNFFSLESGL, encoded by the coding sequence ATGTTTACTGATTCACATGCACACCTTACCTGTGATCCTGTATATCCTGACCTTCAGGAAATATTGAAACGGGCTCAGGAGAAGAAAGTCAAAACGGTGATCAATATTTGCACCGATAAAACTTCTCTCGAACGAGGACTGAAACTTGCTGAAGAATGCAGTTGGATTTACAACGTAGGCGCAACAACTCCTCATGATGTCGAGAAAGAAGGTGGATTGTATTTTCCTCTATTTGAAGAAGCAGCGCGCACGGGGAAGCTTGTTGCGATTGGTGAGACAGGTCTTGATTATCATTATGAACATTCACCTCAAGCACTTCAAAGAACGTTTTTATCCCGGTACTTCCAACTCGCTGCCTCTTGCCGGTTGCCAGTTGTAATTCACTGTCGGGATGCTTTTGAAGACTTATTCTCTATTGCTCAAAATAACTTTCCCAAAGGGCGCGTTCTTCTGCACTGTTTCACTGGGACAATGGAAGAAGCTAGCAAGGCTTTGGAGCAAGGGTGGATGATTTCAATGAGTGGTATCGTGACGTTTAAAAGATCCGATCTTCTCCGCGCTGTGGCAAAGGAAGTTCCTTTAAATCATTTGATGATAGAAACCGATACCCCATACCTAGCGCCACAGTCGATGCGTGGAAAAACAAATGAGCCGAGTTTCATTTCAGAAACAGCACAAATGATTGCAGATATCAAAGGGATCCCCCTAGAGGAAGTGGCGGCAATAACAACAACCAATGCCCAAAACTTTTTTAGTCTGGAGTCAGGGCTTTGA
- a CDS encoding MotA/TolQ/ExbB proton channel family protein, producing the protein MGTFFQAFAVADFFGKFIFFGLFILSCGSWVFILQKFWMLKNVRIRAKRFRKMAEIHKEQILNLNSRSKNPFSILYNTLKEQTLIVLDKNNYFFQGSENYLSGLDIEFLESHLHTAIAKEKGKVEKNLFILSTTKTLAPFLGLLGTVWGILVSFGELQAGHSVTSNTVILGGLSTALTTTVLGLLIAIPALIAHSYLKSLSKKFTLEMVEFSHYLLSTVELQYRKVDVG; encoded by the coding sequence ATGGGAACTTTTTTTCAGGCTTTTGCTGTCGCTGATTTTTTTGGAAAATTTATCTTCTTTGGGTTATTTATCCTTTCCTGTGGATCGTGGGTATTTATCCTCCAAAAGTTTTGGATGCTCAAAAATGTTCGAATCCGCGCAAAGCGGTTTAGAAAAATGGCAGAGATACACAAGGAGCAGATTCTCAACTTAAATTCCCGTTCGAAAAACCCCTTCAGTATTCTTTATAACACTTTAAAGGAACAAACTCTCATCGTCCTCGATAAAAACAATTACTTTTTTCAAGGAAGTGAAAATTATCTTTCTGGGCTCGACATTGAATTTCTAGAGTCCCATCTCCATACTGCTATTGCGAAAGAGAAGGGGAAAGTCGAAAAAAATCTATTTATTCTTTCCACTACAAAAACTCTCGCTCCCTTTTTAGGGCTTCTGGGTACAGTGTGGGGGATCCTCGTTTCTTTTGGCGAGCTGCAAGCAGGCCATTCTGTGACTTCGAATACTGTCATTTTAGGCGGACTTTCAACTGCTCTTACAACCACTGTTTTAGGGCTTCTAATCGCTATTCCAGCCCTTATTGCTCACAGTTACTTAAAAAGTCTCAGCAAGAAATTCACACTTGAAATGGTTGAGTTTAGCCACTACCTTCTTTCCACTGTAGAGCTTCAGTACCGAAAAGTTGACGTAGGCTGA
- a CDS encoding ExbD/TolR family protein, with product MKSFHTLLNSNDDEEEDVNLTPLIDVVFVVLIMFILVAPLVEIDRIHLATAGGEKKADMTSLQENTAIKIHVYNDNSIWLNGVSVTVDELSDQLQEMHPSLQRTSPQIFHDRKAFFGTYQSVKNAVEGAGFDSVDVILEPG from the coding sequence ATGAAAAGTTTCCATACTCTTTTAAATTCTAATGATGATGAAGAGGAAGATGTTAATCTTACTCCTCTCATTGATGTGGTATTTGTTGTTCTTATCATGTTTATCTTGGTCGCTCCCTTAGTTGAGATTGATCGGATTCATCTAGCCACTGCAGGAGGAGAGAAGAAAGCAGATATGACTTCCTTACAGGAAAATACAGCAATAAAAATTCACGTATATAATGACAATTCTATTTGGTTAAATGGAGTTTCAGTGACGGTTGACGAGCTCAGCGATCAACTCCAAGAAATGCATCCTTCTCTGCAAAGAACCTCTCCCCAAATTTTTCATGACCGAAAGGCTTTTTTTGGAACCTATCAATCGGTAAAAAATGCTGTAGAAGGTGCAGGATTTGATTCCGTCGACGTGATTTTAGAACCAGGATAG